The window CGTCGCGCCTTGGTCTGGCCCGAAATCCACTCGGCCATTCTACCAGCCAATTCGGCAGCTTGGTATAAGGGCTGGGGTCTTCCCGCTTTTCCAAGTTGACCCCCAGCGCAATCCCCGCTACCCCTTTCGCCCCCGAAAAAACGGGGATTCCCCATCATGGCAGCGAAAATTTACACGGATAGTGACGCAGATCTCAAAGTGCTCGAAGGCAAGACTTGCGCCGTCATCGGCTTCGGATCCCAGGGCCACGCTCACGCCCTCAATCTCAAGGAAAGTGGCGTCCAAGTCGTGATCGGCCTTTATGAGGGCAGCAAGTCTTGGGAGCCAGCCGAAAAGCTGGGCTTTCAGGTCATGCTGAGCGCGGAGGCGGTCAAAGCGGCCGATGTCGTGATGGTGGCGGTGCCGGACACGGCCATTCCGAAAGTCTATGGAGCCGACATCGCTCCCAATCTCGATAGCAACAAGACGCTTCTTTTTTCCCACGGTTTTGCCGTCCACTTCGAAACCATCGTGCCGCCCAAGGATGTCAATGTCATCATGGTGGCGCCGAAGGGCCCCGGGCACACCGTCCGCAGCCAATACCAGGAGGGTAAGGGCGTGCCCAGCTTGATCGCCATTCACCAAGACGTGAACGGCAAGGCGCGCGAGATCGCTCTCGCTTGGGCCAAGGGCATTGGGGGAACCAAGGGCGGGGTCTTCGAAACGACCTTCAAGGAGGAGACCGAAACCGATCTCTTCGGCGAGCAAACGGTGCTCTGCGGGGGGGCCAGCGCGCTCGTGAAAGCGGGCTTTGAGGTGCTGGTGGAAGCAGGCTACCAGCCGGAAATGGCCTACTTCGAGTGTCTCCACGAGCTGAAACTGATCGTAGACCTCATGAATGAATCGGGCATCGCTGGCATGCGCTTCTCCATTTCGGAAACAGCCGAGTGGGGGGACGTGGTGGTGGGCCCCAAGATCATCACCGACGACGTGAAGGACAAGATGCGCCTGGCCCTCAAGGAGATTCAGGACGGGACCTTCGCCAAAAAGTGGATCGCCGAGAATGAGGCGGGCCAGCCCACTTTCACCCAGATCCGGGAAGAGGAAGCGGCTCACCCCATCGAGGAGGTGGGAACGCGCTTGCGGGCGCTCATGCCTTGGATTGGCAAGCGCGATCTCGCGGGAGCGCAAGCGAGCTACTCCTGAGCGCGCCTTCTTGAGGAAAATCTTTCTTGCAACGGCGGCCCGCGTGGCCGCCGTTTTCGTGTTTCCTCCCTGACTCCATGCCCGGCTACGCCTTTTTCGACCTCGATGGCACCCTGCTCCCTGGGGACACCCAGATGCTTTTTGCCCAGCAGGTGATCCGGCGGGAACCGCGTCGTCGTTGGCACCTGGCCCTGGTGGCCTTTGGCCTGCCTTTGGTGCCCCTGGTGGGGGCCCGCGGTCTCAAGCGTCTCTATTTCTCCTTTCTCTGGAAGCTCCCCGCCCACCGCATCTGGGACTTGGTGGATGAGTTTGTGGAGGAGCTGATCCCGCGGCACTGCTTCGCGGAGATGCTGCGGGAGATCGACCGCCACCGCTACGAAGGACGGACGCTCATCCTGAACACGGCCAGTCCCGGCCTCTACGCCGAAGCCATCGCTCGCAAACTGGAATTCGATGAATGTGTCAGCACCCCCATGCGCCTGCGCGACCCCATGCCCCTTCTGCCCGAAATAGAGGGTCCCAATAACAAGAGAGCGGCCAAGCTTCCTCCCATGAAAGCCTTTCTCCCGACGGGCTTTGATCCGGCCGATCCCCAAGCGCTGCCAGACAGTTGGGCCTACACCGACAGCGCCAACGATCTCCCGCTCCTTCGTTGCGCTGAAAATAGAGTGGTGGTGCACCCCAGCGAAAAACTGGCTGCCCTGGCCGAAGCCGAAGGCTGGGAAATCAAGCGACCCGATTTTCCCTCAGGCTACCAAGAAGGGAAGCTGGCGAGGGTGGAGCAGATGCTGGGGTTGTCTTAGGGGGAGGTTTCAGGTTTCAGGCGCGCGGACGTTCTCTCCCTGGATCCGGCAGCTTTGGGTGAAGGCGAGCTCTTTGCAAATGCTCTGGACGGCGCTCGCTAGACGAGCATTAGGGCTGGTTTCTCGATCCGCTTTTTGAGCTCGGCCATGAAGGTGGCGGCGAGGGCTCCGTCGACGACTCGGTGGTCGACGCTTAAGCCGAGCCACATCCGGGTGCCGATTTGGAGTTCGCCATTTTCCACGACCGGTTCCTGTTTGGCCGCGCCCACGCTTACGATGCAGGCTTGAGGCGGATTGATGATGGCGTCGAAGTGGTCGATGCCCCAAGCGCCCAAGTTGCTGACGGTGATGGTGCCGCCGTCATACTCATTGGGCTTGAGTTTGCCCTCCTTGGCCCGCACGGCGAAGTCTTTCACGGCTTGGCTGATCCCCAAGAGGGACTGGCTGCCGGCGTCTTTGATGACCGGGGTCACCAGGCCATCGGGGACGGAGATCGCGACAGAGACGCCGATTTGGGCAAACTTTACGATGGAGTCTCCGTTCCAAGAGGCATTCACGGCCGGTACGGCCTTCAGGGCGCTGATGACCGCCATGAGGATGAAGTCGTTCACAGTGTATTTGTTAGGCGACTCTTTGCCCTCTTGGGAGGCATTGATCTCTTTGCGGATTTTGAGGAGGGGGGCGGCGTCGACTTGGAGTCGAAGGTAGAAGTGGGGGACCTGTTGTTTGGAGCCCACCAGGTTGCGCGCGATGATTTCGCGGAGCGAGCTGTTCGGCTCGACCACATCCCCTTCCTTGACGACCGGCAGGACGCCGGGCTGCACACTGACCCCGCCCGAAGGAGCGCTGCCGGCCCGGGCGGCCGGAGCGGGCTTGAAGTTCTCCACGTCTTTTTTGACGATGCGTCCTCCCGGGCCGGTGCCGGAGACTTGCGTGAGGTCGATCCCTTTTTCGGCGGCGATTTTGCGGGCCAGGGGCGAGGATTTGATTTTTTCTCCGGAGGAGCTGGCCGGTTTCGGGGCTTCCGTTTCCGGGGCGCTGGCCGCGGAGCTCTCTTCTTTCTTTTCCTCCGCCTGGGGCGGGGCGGCGGTAGCAGCGCCGGGGCTGGCGGGCGCTTCTTCTCCCTCTTCCACCAGCACGGCAAGGGCAGCGCCGACCGGTGCTTTCTCCCCGCCTTGGACGTAGATTTTTCCGAGGATGCCTTCGTCGAAGGCCTCCATTTCCATAGTGGCTTTGTCGGTTTCGACTTCTGCGATGATGTCGCCGATTTCCACTTTGTCTCCCTCCTCGACTTGCCATGCGAGGAGGGTGCCCTCGGTCATGGTGTCGCTCAGTTTGGGCATTTCGATGAAGGTGGCCATGGGTCGCGGTGCTGGGTGAGGAAGACGAAAGGAGAGGGTTCCTGTCAGGCGATCTGAAGGACCTTTTCGACGATTCGCTTGGGGTTTGGAAGTTGCTCGTTCTCGACGTAGGGCGAGTAGATGGCGGGGGCGTCCACGGTGGTGACCCGGAGGATGGGGGCGTCCAAGTGATCGAAGGCTTCTTCTTGGATGAGGGTGGCCACCATGGCGGAGACGCCGCCAAAGCCTTTGCTTTCGTCGACCAGGACGGCTCGATTGGTTTTGGCGACGGTTTCGAGGATGGCGTCCACGTCCAACGGGCGGATGGAGCGGAGGTCGAGCACTTCGGCCTGGATGCCATGTTCGCTCTCCAGGGTTTGCGCTGCTTCCAGTGCTTGGATGACGGAGCGGCCATGGGCGATGAGGGAGAGATCGCTGCCCTCCCGTTTTACCTCCGCTTTTCCGAGCGGCACGAGGTGATCGCCTGCGTCGGCCTCCGGGACTTCGCCCTCGGTTCCGTAGAGAAGGGTGTTTTCCATGACGTAGACGGGGTCGTTGTCACGGATGGCCGCTTTCATGAGTCCCTTGGCATCGGCCGGGGTGGCGGGGGCGCAGACTTTTAAGCCCGGGAAGGCTGCGAAGAGTCCTTCCGGGATGTGGGAGTGGGTCGCCCCCACATTGGTGCCGCCATTGGCGGGCCCGCGCACCACGATGGGCACATGGATGAGGCCGCCGGACATGTAGCGGACGCAGGCGGCATTGTTCACGAGTTGGTCAAAAGCTACGCTGTGGAAGCTCCAGAACATCAGTTCCATGACGGGGCGCACGCCCAGCATGGAGGCACCGATGCCCATGCCAATGAATCCGGCTTCCGAGATGGGGGTGTCCACGATGCGCTTGTCTCCCCATTTTTCCCAGAGGCCTTCGGTGACTTTGTAGGCCCCATTGTATTGAGCGACCTCTTCGCCCATGATGACGACGTTTTCGTCCCGCTGGAGTTCCTCGTCGAGCCCTTCGCGAAGGGCGTGGCGGTATAGCATGGTGCGCATGATGGAGCGAAAAAGGCGGTCTCAGAAAAAGTGGCGACCGATCTGGGAGGCTTCGGTCTGGTTGTCGGTTTCCCAGTAAACGTCTTCCATGATGGACTCGACGGTGGGGGGGGCGGAGCTGTCTGCGAAGTCGTGAGAGGCATTGGCTTCCTTTTTGGCCTCGGTGTCGATGTCCTCCGCTTCCTCGTCCGTCAGGACTCCCTCGGCGACCAGTTGGCGTCGCCAGTGACGAAGGGGATCGTGCTCGGCCTGGTATTTTTTGATCTCTTCGGCGGCCCGATACTTCTTGTGATTGGCATCGGCGATGGAGTGCCCGTAGTAGCGGTAGGTGTCGATCTCGAGAAGCGTCGGCTTGCTTTCCTTGCGAGCCCGCTCGAGGGCGATCTGGGTTTTGGCCCGGACTTCGTAGAGATGCTCTCCATTCACGACGTCCCAAGCCATGTTGTAGCCCTCGGCTCGCTTGGCCAGGAATTTGGGATAGGAGGAACTGCGGACTTGGCTCGTGCCCATGGAATAGCCATTGTTCTCGATGATGAAGATAACAGGGATTTCAAAGAGGGCGGCCAGGTTGAGGCTTTCGTGGAAGGCGCCTTGGTTGACAGCGCCGTCTCCCATGTAGCAGAGGGCCGCCCCTTCCAGACCCTGGTATTTCAGGCCGTAGCCGAGGCCGAGGCCGAGTGGTGTTTGCCCGGCCACGATGCCGTGACCGCCCCAATAATTTTTCTCGGGAGCGAAGAAGTGCATGGAGCCCCCTTTGCCCTTGGAGCAACCGGTGGCCTTGCCATAGAGCTCGGCCATGCATTCGTTCATGCCCATGCCGGCGGCGATGGCGTGGCCGTGGTCGCGATAGGCGGTGATGACGTGGTCGTGGTCCCCGCAGAGGGACATCGTCCCCACAGCGACCGATTCCTGTCCGATGTAGAGGTGGAGGAAGCCTCCCATCTTGCCCGCGTTGTAGTATTTCAGCGCCACCTGCTCGAAGCGGCGAATGCGGAACATCAATCGGAGCAGGGCGATCTTGTCCTCTGGGGAGAGGGATTGATTGATCTCAGCTTGGGAAAAATCTTCTTTCTTTTTGGGCACGGAATCGAGGAGGAAACAGTTGGCGACCCGAGTGAGCGGGACGCGGCATCTTTAGGGAGGAGAGGGGAGCCTGCCAGTAGAATTTTATCGAGCCCACCTAGGGGGAGGGCTGTCGAGAGGCCGTGGCCTCGCGGGCGAGCTTGGCGACCCGAGCTTTCCCCGGAGAATGGACGACGCCCCACCAATAGACGGTCGTGAACAAGACGTTTCCAATGAGGGAATTGCGGAAGAACCACCAAGTGGGGAGCACGGCCTCGGGCGGGCCCGTCCAGAAGGCCTCTTGCAATCCGGTCAGGTTTTTGGGGTAGAGGTCGCTTCCCAGCCAAGAGAAGGCATTGGTGAGAAGATAAAAAAGAAGGGCCGCACCTAGGCTGCCTCCCAGTGTCAGCAGGAAGCCGGCCTGGCGCTTTTGAAGAGCCCGCCCTATCAGCCAAGCGAGCGCCAGGGCGAGCAAGGCCACCAGGCCCGACCACGCAAAAAGAGGCCCCCCGTAAGCGAGATTGAGAGCCAGCCCGGTCACGAAAAACACGGCCAAGAGCCAGGTCAGGGAGGCTCGGCCAGGCAGGAAACGGCCACCCAGGAGGAGGCAGGCCGCAAAAGGCGAAAAATTGACCCACTCCAGCGGAAAAGAAGCACCAGCCAGACGAAAGAGGGCCAGGCTACCCAGCAGGACGGCAAAGGCCAAGACAGGCGTTCGGTCGGTCGACATGCCAGGAGAGTAGCAGGGTGGGCACGATTCTCAATCCAGCATCAGGGGGAACTCCTCCTGCGGAGTTCCCTTTTGTAGGTTACTTGCTTCGCAAGGGGGCACTCGAACTTGGTTGGGCTTTGCCCAAGGGCTCTCGGCCCACCCCTGTTAAGCCAGAAGCCAGGGCCCCTGTGGGACCCTGGATTCTGGCGGAAGGGGTGGGATTCGAACCCACGGTGACATCGCTGCCACGCTCGATTTCGAGTCGAGTGCCTTCGACCGGACTCAGCCACCCTTCCAAGAGGTTCACTTTCTCCTACTGGGGAGGGAAGGTGGCTGCCTTCTTGGTTTTGGCAAGCAAAGGTTCGCTTGCTGGTGGCAGCCCCTGCCTCTTTCCTCGTCTCAAAATAAGCTCCATCATTTTTTCGCTCCCGTCCCAGAGGCTCGCTCGTTTCGCTCGGCTTTCGCGACGGTTTCTAGAATGCGCCGAGCTCGGGTTTCTTTCCGCTTGGCTAGTTCGATCCAACGCAGGATGTCCCGGCGGGCTGAGGGTGGGAAGGCCTCGAAGTGCTTGAGGGCTGGGGGGACTTTCTTTAAGGCCTCCCCCAGATCCTGGGGGACTCGCAAGGCGTCCACTTCCCGAAAGGCTTCCCAGCCGCCGCTCGCTTGGGCCGCTTGCACCGCTCGCAGTCCGGCCGAGTGCATTTTGCCCTCTTTCAGGAGTCGTTGGTAACGGACTTGGTAGCTTTGGGACCATTTGTCCGTCTTCCTGGGAGCGAGCAGTTGCATGGTCCGCTCTTCGTCGAGCACTTTGCGCCGACCGTCCACCCATCCAAAGGCCACGCAGGCATCCACGATTTCAGTGTTAGGGAGGTATTTTTCCGGCCGGCATTTTTTGTAGGTCACCAGCCAGATGCTTTCCGGCTGGGCGTGGTGGGCTTCGAACCAGGTGCGCAGTTGCTCGGCGCTGGTGACTTGGACCCGTTCCAAGTCGTCGATCATGGCCGCCCCTCCTCGGGCAAGAATTCCAAGAGACTCCCGCGAGCGACCGCATGCCAGGAGCCCGCTCTTCTGCTCGATTTGCAGGGAGAGGTGTGGAGAAGCGGCCCGGCTCTCATTTGATGGGGCGGCGTGGTTTTAGTAGGCGCGGGCGAAGAGGGCCATCTGCTGGGCGGGCTGGCCGGTCAGCAGGCAGGCGGCACCGTCCGGGGCTTGGCCGAGAGGGCCTTTCGGGAGGCAGCGGATGGTGATTTTGTGCTTTTTGCTCAAGGCTTCTTCTTCCTCGCGATGGCCGGCCCAGGGGACAAGGCACCACTGCGCTTCCCCACCCGGGGAGAAGTTCGCCTCGAAGGCCTGTCTGCTTTCCGGGCGGAGGAGATTTTCGTCGCGGAAGGTGGTGGCCTTTTGCAGGAGACTCTGGTGGATTTCTTCCAGGATTTCTTCGGCTTGGCGGAGGAAGTCTTCGCGAGCCATGAAGGATTTTTCGGCGGGTGGTTGGTCGCGTCGATTGACGCAGACTTTCCGGCTTTCGAGGTCGCGCGGACCGATTTCGAGTCGGAGGGGGACGCCTTTTTTGATCCAATCCCATTTCCTCTGCCCGCCGGGGAG is drawn from Verrucomicrobiota bacterium and contains these coding sequences:
- a CDS encoding YdeI/OmpD-associated family protein translates to MIDDLERVQVTSAEQLRTWFEAHHAQPESIWLVTYKKCRPEKYLPNTEIVDACVAFGWVDGRRKVLDEERTMQLLAPRKTDKWSQSYQVRYQRLLKEGKMHSAGLRAVQAAQASGGWEAFREVDALRVPQDLGEALKKVPPALKHFEAFPPSARRDILRWIELAKRKETRARRILETVAKAERNERASGTGAKK
- a CDS encoding pyruvate dehydrogenase complex dihydrolipoamide acetyltransferase, with translation MATFIEMPKLSDTMTEGTLLAWQVEEGDKVEIGDIIAEVETDKATMEMEAFDEGILGKIYVQGGEKAPVGAALAVLVEEGEEAPASPGAATAAPPQAEEKKEESSAASAPETEAPKPASSSGEKIKSSPLARKIAAEKGIDLTQVSGTGPGGRIVKKDVENFKPAPAARAGSAPSGGVSVQPGVLPVVKEGDVVEPNSSLREIIARNLVGSKQQVPHFYLRLQVDAAPLLKIRKEINASQEGKESPNKYTVNDFILMAVISALKAVPAVNASWNGDSIVKFAQIGVSVAISVPDGLVTPVIKDAGSQSLLGISQAVKDFAVRAKEGKLKPNEYDGGTITVSNLGAWGIDHFDAIINPPQACIVSVGAAKQEPVVENGELQIGTRMWLGLSVDHRVVDGALAATFMAELKKRIEKPALMLV
- a CDS encoding alpha-ketoacid dehydrogenase subunit beta, yielding MRTMLYRHALREGLDEELQRDENVVIMGEEVAQYNGAYKVTEGLWEKWGDKRIVDTPISEAGFIGMGIGASMLGVRPVMELMFWSFHSVAFDQLVNNAACVRYMSGGLIHVPIVVRGPANGGTNVGATHSHIPEGLFAAFPGLKVCAPATPADAKGLMKAAIRDNDPVYVMENTLLYGTEGEVPEADAGDHLVPLGKAEVKREGSDLSLIAHGRSVIQALEAAQTLESEHGIQAEVLDLRSIRPLDVDAILETVAKTNRAVLVDESKGFGGVSAMVATLIQEEAFDHLDAPILRVTTVDAPAIYSPYVENEQLPNPKRIVEKVLQIA
- a CDS encoding HAD-IB family phosphatase, translated to MPGYAFFDLDGTLLPGDTQMLFAQQVIRREPRRRWHLALVAFGLPLVPLVGARGLKRLYFSFLWKLPAHRIWDLVDEFVEELIPRHCFAEMLREIDRHRYEGRTLILNTASPGLYAEAIARKLEFDECVSTPMRLRDPMPLLPEIEGPNNKRAAKLPPMKAFLPTGFDPADPQALPDSWAYTDSANDLPLLRCAENRVVVHPSEKLAALAEAEGWEIKRPDFPSGYQEGKLARVEQMLGLS
- the ilvC gene encoding ketol-acid reductoisomerase, whose protein sequence is MAAKIYTDSDADLKVLEGKTCAVIGFGSQGHAHALNLKESGVQVVIGLYEGSKSWEPAEKLGFQVMLSAEAVKAADVVMVAVPDTAIPKVYGADIAPNLDSNKTLLFSHGFAVHFETIVPPKDVNVIMVAPKGPGHTVRSQYQEGKGVPSLIAIHQDVNGKAREIALAWAKGIGGTKGGVFETTFKEETETDLFGEQTVLCGGASALVKAGFEVLVEAGYQPEMAYFECLHELKLIVDLMNESGIAGMRFSISETAEWGDVVVGPKIITDDVKDKMRLALKEIQDGTFAKKWIAENEAGQPTFTQIREEEAAHPIEEVGTRLRALMPWIGKRDLAGAQASYS
- a CDS encoding thiamine pyrophosphate-dependent enzyme; this translates as MPKKKEDFSQAEINQSLSPEDKIALLRLMFRIRRFEQVALKYYNAGKMGGFLHLYIGQESVAVGTMSLCGDHDHVITAYRDHGHAIAAGMGMNECMAELYGKATGCSKGKGGSMHFFAPEKNYWGGHGIVAGQTPLGLGLGYGLKYQGLEGAALCYMGDGAVNQGAFHESLNLAALFEIPVIFIIENNGYSMGTSQVRSSSYPKFLAKRAEGYNMAWDVVNGEHLYEVRAKTQIALERARKESKPTLLEIDTYRYYGHSIADANHKKYRAAEEIKKYQAEHDPLRHWRRQLVAEGVLTDEEAEDIDTEAKKEANASHDFADSSAPPTVESIMEDVYWETDNQTEASQIGRHFF
- a CDS encoding DUF6580 family putative transport protein, producing the protein MSTDRTPVLAFAVLLGSLALFRLAGASFPLEWVNFSPFAACLLLGGRFLPGRASLTWLLAVFFVTGLALNLAYGGPLFAWSGLVALLALALAWLIGRALQKRQAGFLLTLGGSLGAALLFYLLTNAFSWLGSDLYPKNLTGLQEAFWTGPPEAVLPTWWFFRNSLIGNVLFTTVYWWGVVHSPGKARVAKLAREATASRQPSP